A genomic segment from Orrella daihaiensis encodes:
- a CDS encoding IS3 family transposase (programmed frameshift), which yields MKRKRFTDEQIVRILQEADRVPVSEVAKRHGVSEPSIYAWRKKFGDMGTDDVKRLKQLEQENNRLKKILAERDLEIEVMKEIANKKMVSVQARLEQARYAISRGVTQRRACTLLRVARSGLVYQCKMPIKDAPVIRAMRDYSALYPRYGARRVRIFLQRDGIALGRDKAARIWAMAGLQVPAKRPKKRYRSLHRQPFVATAPNQVWAYDFVFDGCANGEKLKCLTMIDEFTKESLHIDVAGSIRSKRLIQVLEQLIEERGCPLMLRSDHGSEFVSVALLEWAADKGLRNLLIEPGKPWQNGTNESFNGKFRDECLAMNWFYSRAHAKVIIETWRKHYNAVRPHSSLAYQTPLEFVSGWINKSTTGARVST from the exons ATGAAGCGTAAAAGGTTTACAGACGAACAGATTGTTCGGATTTTGCAAGAGGCGGATCGAGTGCCTGTATCAGAGGTAGCGAAACGTCATGGCGTGAGTGAACCCTCAATTTATGCGTGGCGCAAGAAGTTCGGTGACATGGGTACGGATGATGTGAAGCGGCTCAAGCAGCTCGAGCAAGAGAACAATCGGTTAAAGAAGATACTGGCTGAGCGAGATCTTGAGATCGAAGTCATGAAGGAGATCGCAA ACAAAAAAATGGTGAGCGTGCAGGCACGTCTGGAGCAAGCCCGATATGCGATCAGTCGGGGGGTGACGCAAAGACGTGCTTGCACGCTACTTAGAGTGGCTAGGTCGGGTTTGGTATACCAGTGCAAGATGCCCATCAAAGATGCGCCAGTGATTCGAGCTATGCGAGACTACTCTGCGTTGTACCCTCGGTATGGCGCACGCAGAGTGCGAATCTTTTTGCAACGCGATGGCATCGCCCTTGGACGAGATAAGGCCGCCAGGATTTGGGCTATGGCTGGTCTGCAAGTGCCCGCCAAGCGACCAAAGAAGCGTTATCGGAGTCTGCATCGCCAACCCTTTGTGGCAACTGCACCGAATCAGGTCTGGGCGTACGACTTTGTCTTTGATGGGTGTGCCAACGGCGAGAAGTTAAAGTGTTTGACCATGATTGATGAGTTCACCAAGGAGAGTTTGCATATTGATGTGGCGGGCTCTATTCGTAGCAAGCGACTCATTCAGGTTCTGGAACAGTTAATCGAAGAGCGAGGCTGCCCACTGATGCTCAGAAGCGATCATGGCTCGGAGTTTGTCAGTGTGGCGCTACTAGAGTGGGCTGCAGACAAAGGGCTGCGTAATCTTCTGATTGAGCCAGGCAAGCCTTGGCAAAACGGAACCAACGAGAGCTTTAATGGGAAGTTCCGTGATGAGTGCCTAGCGATGAATTGGTTCTACAGCAGGGCTCATGCAAAGGTCATCATCGAGACATGGCGTAAACACTACAATGCAGTTAGACCACATTCCAGTTTGGCATATCAAACGCCACTGGAGTTCGTGTCAGGATGGATAAACAAGTCAACAACTGGGGCCAGAGTTTCTACATGA